The stretch of DNA GAACTTCTGCTCCATAATTTTCTTGTTTAGCATCGCTCGATAACGTGGATACTCTTTGTTGTAACTGTACGAGCTCTTTTTCTAAATCATATGCATATGCGAGTATTGTTGAATCGAATTCATTCACTACGTAAAATAATTCTATTTCCGGATGAAAATCAATATGCCTAGGTCCTGAAGGATACGGTGTTTCCACTTCAAATCGCCGCTGAAGTTTTCCTGTCTCTTGATTAAAATGTAAGAAATATAACTTATGCTGTCCAAGGTCTGTTGCAACATAATAATTGCTTTTGGGCAGGCGCCGTATTGTATGCAATCTTGATTCAGTTGAAAAATGAATACAATCGGTTTCTTCTTCTATTTTTCCATTCTCATTTGTTCGATAGACGACTAGATTTCCACCGGTATAATTACTGACAAACACATGGTCACCATTCACTTCAATATAACAAGGTCCGCCATGAGTAGGATGACGATTCCATTCAGTTAATTGGTTGTTTAATGGATCAATACCATAACAAACAACTTCTCCTTGTTTGACCTCACTAATAGCATATAAACAGGATTTATCCGTATTAATTTCTACAAATGAAGGATTATCTATGCCTTCAAAAGCTGCCACCTTTGCAAGCTTGCCAATCAGTGGATCAAAAGAAAGCCAGTGAATAGTTTCTTCA from Oceanobacillus iheyensis HTE831 encodes:
- a CDS encoding lactonase family protein — its product is MNPLLDVFVGSYGEKNEETIHWLSFDPLIGKLAKVAAFEGIDNPSFVEINTDKSCLYAISEVKQGEVVCYGIDPLNNQLTEWNRHPTHGGPCYIEVNGDHVFVSNYTGGNLVVYRTNENGKIEEETDCIHFSTESRLHTIRRLPKSNYYVATDLGQHKLYFLHFNQETGKLQRRFEVETPYPSGPRHIDFHPEIELFYVVNEFDSTILAYAYDLEKELVQLQQRVSTLSSDAKQENYGAEVQCNGEFLYVSNRGHDSITTYEIINNGLLNKLSVSRLGSKWPRHFQSKIPGDKYVIVANEHSNELIVMEKTIQDGWVNSNQRYAVPRPVCVKLM